One segment of Fructilactobacillus hinvesii DNA contains the following:
- a CDS encoding PH domain-containing protein, whose translation MKNDSYLRTSIIGFMLFFVKDCFATFLLLLTTLFTTHFSSKAIIFSYIFIIIQFFLILKHFIEWIIFGYKLNDNSITIRKGIINISYIDIKYKEIKQINEHASLWDRIFKITNLSLNIGFESNDGTIRLNSLSTLEASKLKYKVTNNKNTANDTKEYKPYYVYRPTIKNIFISSISSFQIIFVVIFIDNLTDRFNINISNISDSLLTSNDVSLCIKISIIITIITILIFLGFIRQYINYGNFNLFSDKENFYTTSGFFNTTTTSIYKDNVYTLLEYSSIAMNLFNLMKVDAFTISSSQNENITKDPLIPFIPIKRGISIINKEFKGLKHIDLGLKKNKVDASKILLLYSTFPFIIFIILFSINRRISYVFLFISIIYIGNTLINYIFTNINSNNKILNIRYGFFIRKHYITKAKDIERIYIQQSFYEKILNKWSLKICVRQHPIKNIKIRFIDENTLRHLLNQI comes from the coding sequence ATGAAAAATGATTCATATTTACGAACCTCCATTATTGGATTTATGCTATTTTTTGTTAAAGACTGTTTTGCAACTTTTTTATTGCTATTAACTACTTTATTTACTACCCATTTTTCATCAAAGGCAATTATATTCAGTTACATTTTTATAATTATTCAATTTTTTTTAATATTAAAACATTTTATAGAATGGATAATTTTTGGCTATAAATTAAACGATAACTCAATTACAATAAGAAAAGGAATTATAAATATATCTTATATAGATATAAAGTATAAAGAAATAAAACAAATCAATGAACATGCATCTCTTTGGGACAGAATATTCAAAATAACTAATTTAAGTCTAAACATAGGATTTGAATCTAATGATGGAACAATAAGATTAAATTCTTTGAGTACACTAGAAGCTAGTAAACTTAAATATAAAGTTACAAATAATAAAAATACAGCTAATGATACTAAAGAATATAAACCATATTATGTATATCGTCCTACAATAAAAAACATATTCATCTCATCTATTTCCTCATTTCAAATAATTTTTGTCGTTATTTTTATAGATAACCTAACTGACCGCTTCAATATTAATATAAGTAATATTAGTGACTCATTGCTCACAAGCAATGATGTGAGTTTGTGTATAAAAATATCTATAATTATAACAATAATCACTATTTTGATTTTTTTGGGATTTATTAGACAATATATAAATTATGGTAATTTTAATTTATTTTCTGATAAAGAAAATTTTTATACTACCTCTGGTTTTTTTAACACAACTACTACCTCTATCTATAAAGATAATGTTTATACACTATTGGAATATTCTTCTATAGCAATGAACCTTTTTAATCTTATGAAAGTAGATGCCTTTACTATTTCTTCATCTCAAAATGAAAATATTACAAAAGATCCTCTTATTCCATTTATTCCGATAAAAAGAGGAATATCAATAATAAATAAAGAATTTAAGGGATTAAAACATATAGATCTTGGATTGAAAAAAAATAAAGTAGATGCATCAAAAATATTGTTATTATATTCAACATTTCCATTTATTATATTCATTATATTATTTAGTATAAATAGAAGAATAAGCTATGTTTTCCTCTTTATATCTATTATATATATTGGCAATACTTTAATTAATTATATTTTCACAAACATAAATTCAAATAATAAAATATTAAATATACGATATGGATTTTTCATTAGAAAACACTATATTACAAAAGCAAAAGATATTGAAAGAATTTATATCCAGCAAAGTTTTTACGAGAAAATATTAAATAAATGGAGCTTAAAAATATGTGTAAGACAACACCCTATTAAAAATATTAAAATCCGTTTTATAGATGAAAATACATTAAGGCACTTACTTAATCAAATTTAA
- a CDS encoding PH domain-containing protein → MKLEFKPSKKVLAVNFFQDIISIIFIILIYYCLMFFITKPTYISILKIISFCLIFLLVYHLLIITPLNLVTTKLIIDNMEIIITKGFFVKKKTIIPTSKIYFLKDFKGPIQSMMGVKIISMITIAAEIESPTLSNKDAQKLSNILMEVINEK, encoded by the coding sequence ATGAAATTAGAATTTAAACCTTCCAAAAAAGTACTAGCAGTTAATTTTTTTCAAGATATAATATCAATTATATTTATTATCTTAATATATTATTGTCTTATGTTTTTCATAACTAAACCAACATATATTTCAATATTGAAAATCATTTCTTTTTGTCTAATATTTTTATTAGTTTATCATTTATTAATTATTACACCACTAAATTTAGTTACAACCAAGTTAATTATTGACAATATGGAAATAATAATAACAAAAGGATTTTTTGTTAAAAAGAAAACAATTATCCCTACTTCTAAGATTTATTTTTTAAAGGATTTTAAAGGACCAATTCAATCAATGATGGGCGTAAAAATAATTAGTATGATAACTATTGCAGCCGAAATAGAATCTCCAACATTATCAAATAAAGATGCTCAAAAATTAAGTAATATATTGATGGAGGTAATAAATGAAAAATGA
- a CDS encoding ABC transporter permease: MRIKKIKSISLTSFKALFNNKGRNFLTIIGIIIGIGAVITIMSVGNGLKEKANSFGSSGNADGQVLVQDRNNDINGSSYFTNSDLNLIKSLPGIRKVKKINSDMPVSIKVKIGNKYTDQNATIRNNNEGFEVIKGSEINRSSFDIGSNHILISNKLNKKLKKYSHGQKIIFINQKGYTIDGVFSSNSEADVLIPQKTYIKNYGNNPNQDTINLYINEGFNKDSTLKRVVKTLKTKSINRSTSDFKIVNKNAGMKFLGKIIDYITYFIIFVASISLFIAGIGVMNTMYMTISERSQEIGIRRAFGATKNDIRFQFLLESSMLTLTGGLGGIMLGEGFCYIIGLFAPFKPITSLQAILISVGVSVSIGIIFGIIPANTAARKNLIDIL; encoded by the coding sequence ATGAGGATTAAAAAAATAAAATCCATTTCCTTAACATCATTTAAGGCCCTCTTCAATAATAAAGGTAGAAATTTTTTAACTATTATAGGAATTATTATTGGAATAGGTGCCGTTATTACAATAATGTCAGTAGGTAATGGATTAAAAGAGAAAGCTAATAGTTTTGGTTCATCTGGGAATGCAGACGGACAAGTTCTGGTTCAAGATAGAAATAATGATATTAATGGTTCAAGCTATTTTACTAATTCAGATCTAAATTTAATTAAGTCTTTACCTGGAATAAGAAAAGTCAAAAAAATTAATAGTGATATGCCAGTATCCATCAAGGTTAAAATTGGAAATAAATATACTGATCAAAATGCAACGATTAGGAATAATAATGAAGGATTTGAAGTTATAAAAGGTTCTGAAATTAACAGAAGTTCATTCGACATTGGATCAAATCATATTTTGATTTCAAATAAATTAAATAAAAAACTCAAAAAATATAGCCATGGTCAAAAAATTATTTTTATCAATCAAAAAGGCTATACTATTGATGGTGTTTTTTCTTCAAATTCTGAAGCAGATGTTCTAATTCCCCAAAAGACATATATAAAAAACTACGGAAACAATCCAAATCAAGATACTATAAATTTATATATTAATGAAGGATTTAATAAAGACTCAACATTAAAAAGAGTAGTTAAAACTTTAAAAACTAAGTCGATTAATCGGTCAACGTCTGATTTTAAAATAGTGAACAAAAATGCTGGTATGAAATTTCTTGGTAAAATTATTGATTATATTACCTATTTCATAATCTTCGTTGCTAGTATTTCTCTATTTATTGCTGGTATCGGTGTTATGAATACAATGTACATGACTATATCCGAACGTAGTCAAGAAATCGGAATTAGACGTGCCTTTGGTGCCACTAAAAATGACATTAGATTTCAATTTTTACTTGAAAGCTCAATGTTAACTCTTACAGGAGGATTAGGAGGAATAATGTTGGGTGAAGGATTTTGTTATATTATTGGATTATTTGCACCATTTAAGCCCATCACAAGTCTTCAAGCAATCTTAATTTCTGTGGGAGTTTCTGTTTCAATTGGGATTATTTTTGGAATTATTCCTGCCAATACAGCAGCAAGAAAAAATTTAATTGACATTCTATAG
- a CDS encoding ABC transporter ATP-binding protein, whose protein sequence is MNDNLISLKGISKYYLAGKQKIQILKNISLKINKEDFAVIMGHSGSGKSTLINILGFLDQKYDGTYKFHGKNYQQKNDNVVSELRNQNIGFIFQNFKLIKNLTVKENIEIPTTYSIKNDDKDQEQELNILLTKLGINDKKNNYPDELSGGQQQRVAIARALINKPSMIIADEPTGALDSQNTKDVIELFKNLNNNDKVTIIMVTHDNTLATVGNRLFKVNDGVLYED, encoded by the coding sequence ATGAACGATAATCTTATTAGTTTAAAAGGTATTTCTAAATATTATTTAGCAGGCAAACAAAAAATTCAGATATTAAAGAATATCTCACTAAAGATTAATAAAGAAGATTTTGCAGTAATAATGGGACACTCTGGATCAGGAAAAAGTACTTTAATAAATATTTTGGGATTTTTAGATCAAAAATATGATGGAACATATAAGTTTCACGGTAAAAATTATCAGCAAAAAAATGACAATGTAGTCTCTGAATTAAGAAATCAAAATATCGGTTTTATTTTTCAAAATTTTAAATTAATTAAAAACTTAACCGTAAAAGAGAACATTGAAATTCCAACTACTTATTCCATCAAGAACGATGATAAAGATCAAGAGCAAGAATTAAATATTTTACTAACTAAATTAGGCATTAATGATAAAAAAAATAATTATCCCGATGAACTATCTGGCGGTCAACAACAAAGAGTTGCTATTGCTAGAGCGTTGATAAACAAACCTTCAATGATTATTGCTGATGAACCAACTGGCGCATTAGATTCACAAAATACTAAAGACGTAATAGAATTATTTAAAAATTTAAATAATAATGATAAAGTAACTATCATTATGGTTACACATGACAATACGTTGGCAACCGTTGGAAATCGACTTTTTAAAGTAAATGATGGAGTATTATATGAGGATTAA
- a CDS encoding helix-turn-helix domain-containing protein, which translates to MNLSKKIKKARTDLNLTQSEVAKKLNISRKTLSSWENERSNPDPDSLKQLSSILKIDINELLNIEKQDHKSQKSSKKFHFGQVLFGLNALTLLINCLVSLFTSSNYFGLTLMELILVIFTLHYFKIKNIKLTIPYEGLSILVTFIVSIIISWYHLDSLNNGLNVFNITGMLTKSIILTICFYFILVYLYND; encoded by the coding sequence ATGAATTTATCAAAAAAGATAAAAAAAGCAAGAACAGATTTAAATTTAACTCAAAGTGAAGTTGCAAAAAAGTTAAATATATCTAGAAAAACATTATCTAGTTGGGAAAATGAAAGAAGTAATCCTGATCCAGATTCTTTAAAACAATTATCATCTATTTTAAAAATAGATATTAATGAGTTATTAAATATAGAAAAGCAAGATCATAAATCTCAAAAATCCAGTAAAAAATTTCACTTTGGACAAGTTTTATTTGGATTAAATGCCTTAACTTTATTAATTAATTGCTTAGTTTCATTATTTACTTCTAGTAATTATTTTGGATTGACTTTAATGGAGCTGATTTTAGTTATATTCACACTACATTATTTTAAAATTAAAAATATAAAATTAACCATTCCTTATGAAGGTTTATCAATACTAGTTACATTTATTGTATCTATAATAATTTCTTGGTATCATTTAGATTCATTAAACAATGGACTAAATGTTTTTAATATTACAGGAATGCTTACAAAATCAATTATTTTAACGATATGTTTTTATTTTATTCTGGTATATTTGTATAATGACTGA
- a CDS encoding aldo/keto reductase, whose amino-acid sequence MQTVKIGKSDVTTTPLGLGTNAVGGHNLFPHLHDETGIKIVKTALDNGISLLDTAFAYGLGRSEELIGQAIQDYDRSKIQIATKGGQKVTESGDVVVDDSPEHLKQCVEDSLKRLQTDYLDIFYIHFPDGKTPLYDAVAALQELKEAGKIKAIGVSNLSMDQLREANRDGYVDVDEEQYNPFARDAEQERFGYLQENQISFVPFFPLASGLLTGKYSEETKFEKDDIRHEDPNFQEPRFSQIIKAVDSLKPMAKEHDATVAQLVLAWYIKNPYVSVVIPGAKHPEQVLSNAKALQIDLTDDEYEAIDTNLR is encoded by the coding sequence ATGCAAACAGTTAAAATTGGAAAATCAGACGTAACTACCACCCCCTTGGGATTAGGAACGAACGCGGTTGGAGGTCACAACCTCTTCCCGCATCTCCACGATGAAACCGGAATTAAAATTGTGAAAACCGCCCTTGATAACGGCATTTCACTGCTCGACACGGCCTTTGCTTACGGACTGGGTCGTTCCGAAGAATTAATCGGGCAAGCCATCCAGGACTACGACCGCAGCAAAATTCAAATTGCGACGAAGGGTGGTCAAAAGGTGACGGAAAGTGGTGATGTAGTCGTTGACGACTCTCCAGAACACTTGAAACAGTGCGTGGAAGATAGTTTGAAACGGCTGCAAACCGATTACCTAGATATTTTCTACATTCACTTTCCGGACGGCAAAACGCCCCTTTACGATGCAGTAGCTGCTCTACAAGAACTCAAAGAAGCTGGTAAGATTAAAGCCATTGGAGTTTCCAACCTCTCAATGGATCAACTGCGCGAAGCCAACCGCGATGGTTACGTGGACGTGGATGAAGAACAATATAACCCGTTTGCTCGCGATGCGGAACAGGAACGGTTTGGTTACTTACAAGAAAACCAGATTTCATTTGTGCCCTTCTTCCCACTTGCTTCCGGTCTGTTAACCGGTAAGTACAGCGAAGAAACGAAGTTTGAAAAAGATGACATCCGCCACGAGGATCCGAACTTCCAAGAACCACGGTTCTCGCAAATTATCAAAGCGGTCGACAGTTTGAAACCAATGGCCAAGGAACACGACGCCACGGTGGCTCAACTGGTTTTAGCTTGGTACATTAAGAACCCTTACGTTTCAGTCGTAATTCCTGGTGCTAAACACCCCGAACAGGTTTTAAGCAATGCCAAGGCTTTACAAATTGACCTGACTGACGACGAATATGAAGCAATTGATACGAATTTACGGTAA
- a CDS encoding DUF488 domain-containing protein: protein MQLTIERIYTKTVDHDGYRILVDRHWPRGISKVNAALDDWAKAIAPTTELRQWFNHIKDRFPEFQTRYLQELEQNPETPAFVTEVAKQLQTTNVILLYGAKDQEHNQAVVLLQYLQRQPAIQALLRKE from the coding sequence ATGCAGCTAACCATCGAACGCATTTACACTAAAACAGTAGATCACGACGGCTATCGGATTCTGGTGGACCGACACTGGCCGCGGGGGATTTCCAAGGTGAACGCCGCTTTAGACGACTGGGCCAAAGCGATTGCGCCCACGACGGAACTCCGCCAGTGGTTTAACCACATCAAGGACCGGTTTCCCGAGTTTCAGACTCGTTATCTCCAGGAATTGGAGCAGAATCCGGAAACGCCGGCCTTTGTAACGGAGGTAGCTAAGCAACTGCAGACTACGAACGTTATTTTACTGTATGGAGCCAAAGACCAGGAACACAATCAAGCAGTGGTGCTCCTGCAATACCTCCAACGGCAACCTGCCATTCAAGCACTGTTACGAAAGGAGTAA